Genomic segment of Arachnia propionica:
CAGGGATCTGGGCCGGGAGTTCCCGGCGGGCTCCCCCGTCGAGGCCGCCAAGACCATGGAATCCGGTCTTCCCGCCGCCGCTGCGGCGCACCTGCTCGAGGTCGCCGAGGTCGCACAACGCAGCCAGTTCGCCCGCGAGACCCCACCGGTGGATCAGCTTCCCGGGCGGGTGAAACTCCTGGTCCGCGAGCTCCGCAACGACACCCCCGCGCCCAGGCGTCTGCTGGCCTTCCTGCTCCCGGCGTCCCTATGGCGGCCGAGAAGCGCAGGCGGCGGAAAACGCGGGCGAAAATCGCGATAGCCTTTTCCCACCCATACGGTGGGGCACCTACAATGGGGGTGGGTAAGCTGCCCTGAGGAACTAGGACGGGAGACCACGATGGCTTTGTCTGAGCAGGAGCAGAAGCGCCTGGACCAGCTTGAGGCCTCGCTGCTCGCCGATGACCCGAAATTCGCGGACACCTTGAGGGGAACTCCCCAGTTCCGCGTCCAGCGTCGTCGCGCGGCCTTGGCGGGCGTGGTTTTCGTGGCTGGGCTGACCGCCCTGGTGCTCGGGGTCCAGTTCCAGCCCGTGATATCCATCATCGGTTTCGTGATGATGCTCGCCTCGGCCATCACCGGAATCAGCGCTTGGTCCAGGGTCGAGGCCCAGGAGGAGCCAACGCGTTCCTCCAGCAAGTCCAGCCATCCCTCCTCCGGAACGGATTTCATGAACAAATTGGAGGAACGCTGGCGCAAGCGTCAACAGGGCGGCGATCTCTGAATCGTGGCAGATACCCGATTCCCCCCATCGCCCGGATTCACCGTCATCAGATATCGGCTGGGAAACGGCCTCGAACTCGCCCTGCTGCCCGATCCGACCGCCCCGGCCGTGGCGGTCAACCTCAGTTTCCAGGTGGGTTCCGTTGACGAACTCCCGGGCCGCACCGGCTTCGCCCACCTGTTCGAGCACCTGATGTTCCAGGGTTCGGCCAGGGTGGCGCCGGGAGAACACATGTCCGTGATCGAAGCGGCGGGGGGAAACGTCAACGCCTTCACTTCCACCGACCGCACGGTCTACCACGAATGCGTGCCGACGGGGGCCTTGGAGATTGTGCTGTGGCTGGAGGCGGACCGCCTTCGCAGCCTCGCGGTGACCCAGGAGAACCTCGACGCCCAGCGCGACGTGGTGACCCAGGAAAAACGCCAGCGCTACGACAACCGGCCGTACGGGGACCTGCTGGCGGGGCTGGTTGGACAACACTTCGGGCCCAGGCATCCCTACGGGCACCTGCCCATAGGTTCCATGAAGGACTTGGCGGCCGCGAGCCTGGCCGACGTCACGGCCTTCCATTCAAGGTGGTACCGCCCCTCGCACGCGAAACTGGTGATCTGCGGCTCCCTGGACCCGGACGAGACCATCGACCTGGTCGAACGGTATTTCGGTGACCTCGAGGACCTTTCCCCACCGCCCCGGGAAACCATCACCGAATCCCCCCTGCCGGGCGGGGTCATCACCCTGACAAGCGACGTTCCCCATCCCCTGCTGCACTGCTCCTGGCAGGCCCCGGCAGCCGACGACCCCGACCTGCTGGCCCTCGAACTGGGGTTGTCCGTGCTCTCCGACGGACACGCATCCCGCCTCCACCGCCGGCTGGTCAGGGAACGTGGCATCGCCCACGAGGTGCACGGCGCGCTACTGGGTCATCTCCGTTCGCCCTCCATCGCATCCCTGAGCGCGAGACCCGCAGACGGGGTGGGCACCCAAGAACTGGCCGAGGCGATCCTGGAGGAACTCGCCATCCTGGATACCCCCTCCGAGCAGGAACTGGAACGGGCGAAAGCCCAGTACGAACGCGGCTGGCTCCTGGAGCTCGCCGCCGTCGAGGACCGCGCGGAGGCCGCCGCCGACACATGGACGACCCTGGGTGACCCGGCGCTGATCAACCACAGACTGACTGACCTCGCGGCCGTGACCCCCGGCGAGGTGTCCCGGGTGCTTGCCAATCGTCCGGCACCCAGCCAGTTGCACTACCTCCCGAAGGCTGCATCGTGATCCGTCCCGCCATCACAGAACCCCGCCCCTGGCGTTTCCCGAACCCTGCCCGTTCCTCCCTCGGCTCGGGGCTGGGACTGGCGTTCATCGACCTGCCGGGACAGGCCCTGGCCTCCGTTGAACTGGTGCTACCCACCCCGCTGGAGGCCGAGCCACGGGAACTGGAAGGGGTGGCCACCGTGGTCCTGCACGCCTGCGACGAGGCCACCGTCACCCTGCCCGACATCGTGGAGAGGCTGGAGCTGCAGGGGGCGGCGCTGCTCGGGCGCTCCACTTGGGGCTACACCCGGCTGGGTGTGAGCGCCCCGGCTCGCCGCCTGCCGAAGGTGCTGGAGCTGTTCGCCTCCGTGGTCAGGGAACCGGCCTTCGACGAACCTGACCTGGCCCACCACGTCGAAACCCAGGTGGCCGCCTGGAAAACGAGGATGGCCTCCCCCACCGCCGTGACCCGCGAGGCCCTGCGGACCTCGTTGTTCGGCCCGGATCAGCGGGAGGGACGTCCCATCGCAGGTTCCCCCGAAACCCTGGGGGCGATCGACCAGGATGCGGCCCGGAACTGGCACGAACGCGCCTGGGTGCCCCAGGGTGCGACCCTGATTCTCGCCGGCGACCTGACCGGTCTGGACACCGACGAACTCACGGCCCCCCTGGAGGCCTGGCGTGGCGTTCGCACCCCGGCCCCGGCCCCCCAGGGAATCCCCGGCAGGCCCGGAATCGTGCTGGTAGATCTCCCGCAGGCCGCCCAGACCGTGGTGCAGGCGTTCGTCCCGACCCCCGGGCGTGACGCCCCGGAGTGGGCGGCGCTGAAACTGGGCGGACACATCATGTGCGGAGCCTTCGCCAGCCGGCTCAACCTTGAGCTCCGCGAACGCCTCGGCTACACCTACGGTGTTTCGGGAGGGGTGTCGGCACGCCGCACCGGTGGTTCCTTCGTCGTTGAGACGGCCTTGAACAGCAACGCAGCCGCCGACGCCGTCGCCCGGCTCCTGGACGCGCTCACGCTGCAGGTACCCTTCACCGAAGGCGAGGTCCTGGACGCCGCCCGCTACCTGGTGCAGGCCTCCCCGCTCCAGTACGAGACGGCCGCCGACATCACGGTCCAGACCGCGGCCCTGATCGCCGCGGGTTTCGATCCGGATTTCGTGAACCGGCACCGCGCGGCGCTGTCGGGCGCGACGGCCGGACAGGTCAACTCGGCCTGGTGGGAGCACATCCGCCCCGAAAACATCACCATCGTGATCGGCGGCCCCGCCCGGCTGCTGGAACCCGGTCTGAGGGCCGCCGGAATCGAGGCCGAGATCACCGGTTGAGCAGTTCGAGGGCCTGTTCCGTCTTGGCCTTGGCCTCGTTGGTCTTCTGCTGGTAGGTGCCCAGGTCACCTGATTTCAGGGCCTGATCGGCAGCCACGAACAGGTCTGTGCTCTCCTTCAGCAGCGCCTTCGCCCGTTCCTTGGTGTCCTCCCCGGAAGCCGGCGGGGTCTGCTGCCCATTCGGGGGGGGTCTCCACGGGTTTCTCCCCCGTCTCGGCCCCGGCATCACCCTGGAACACCTGATCGAGGGCGGCCTTCAGGGTGTCACCGATCCCGACATGTTCACCGAAACGCGCCACGACGAAACGCAGCGCCGGGTAGCCGCCGCTGGTGGTGCTGGTCTGGGTGTAGATCGGCTGGACGTACATCAGGCCGCCGCCCACCGGGATGGTGAGCAGGTTCCCGTAGATGGCGCTCGTGTTGCCCTGCCGGTTGAAAGGAAGCAGCCGCTCCGCCACGGCCTCGTTGGTCGAGATCGCGTTGAAGGTCTGACCCGGCCCTGGAATCTGCTTGGCGTCCGACAGCTTCAACGCCCGCAGCTGCCCGTAGTTCGGGCTGGTCGCATCCGCGTTGACGGCCATGTAGACCGAGAGGTTCTCGCGTCCCCGCGGGACGAAAACCGTCGTGTTGGAGTAGTGCGCCTGCTCCTCGCCCGGCCACTTGATGGTCAGGAAGTAGGGGGGTTCCTTGGTTCCGCTCTCGCCGCCCTTGACGGGATCGGTCGGCACCTCCCAGATGTCCGACTGCTGGAAGAAGGTGTACGGGTTGGTTGTGTGGTAGAGCCCCAGCATCTGGCGCTGCACCTTGAACAGGTCCTGCGGGTAACGCAGGTGGGCCATCAGCTCGGGGCCGATCTCGGATTTCGGGGTGATGAGCCCCGGATAGACCTTGGACCAGGTCTGGAGGATGGGATCCGACTCGTCCCAGCCGTAGAGGGTGACGGTGCCGTCGTAGGCGTCCACCGTGGCCTTGACCGAGTTGCGGACGTAGTTGACCTGTGTTCCGGAGGACGTGCGGTCACCGCCGGTGCGGGTGTCCTTGGTGGCCTGGGTCCAGTCGACCCGGGTCGAGTTCGGGTAGTCGGCGGTGGTGGTGTACGCGTCGATGATCCAGACGATGCGCCCGTTGACCACCGTCGGGTAGGGGTCGGAGTCCACCGTCAGGAACGGCGCCACCTCCTTGACCCGGTCCACGGGAACCCGGTTGAACAGCAACCGCGAGTTGGAGTTGACCCTCTCGGAGAGCAGCAGGTTGATATCCCCGAAACGCACTGCGAACGCGGCCTTGTTCAGGAAGTTGCCGACGGGAACGCCACCGCTTCCCTGATAGGTGTACTTGGTCTCGGTGTGTTCCTGCCCGCCACCGGGGGTGTCGAGCTCAACCGGATCCGCTCCCTCGGGGGCCCCGGCGATGACCCAGTGCTTGGATTCCTCACCGAAGTAGATGCGGGGTTGTTCCTGCTTGATCAGGCCTTCGGTCGGGATGCCTCCCGAGAAGTAGGTGGGTTCTCCGTTCGACTCACGCCGGTTGCCGTAGGCCGCCACCAGGCCGTAGCCGTGGGTGTAGACCGTGTGCATGTTGTTCCAGGTGTTGCCCGCCTCGACGGCGTTCAGGTCGAGTTCGCGTGCGGCCACCACGGAGTCCGTCTCCTTGCCGTCCACGTTGTAGCGGTCGACGTCCAGGGTCTTGGGGAAGCGGTAGTAGCCGCGCACCTGCTGGAGTTGCTCGAAGGTCGGGGCGATGATGGCCGGATCCATCAGCCGGATCGCGGGCAGCGCCGCAGCGTCGGTGCGCAACTGGCCGGCGCTCACGCTGTCCACGGCCTCGTAGTCGGTGATCTGCACCGCGTTGATGCCGAAGGCCCCGCGCGTCGCCTCAATGTTGTTTGCTATCCAGGGGCGCTCCAGATCGGGTTCGTTGGGTTTGACCACGAAATTGCGGACCCCCCACGGATATACGGCGGTGAGGATCATCGCGGAGATCACCAGCAGGCCCACCGCGATACCGGGCACACTCCACCTGACCCGCCATGCGTTGTAGAAACACAACAGGGCGCAGATCCCCGCTATCGCGGCGACGATCAAACTGGCCGGGATCCGGGAGGTCGCATCCGTGTAGTTGACGCCCGTGAACAAATTGTTCTGGCTGGTCAGGTAGCCGTAGCGGTCGAGGAAGGAGGCCACCCCGTAGAACAGCAGCGCCACCCCGAGCAGGATGGAGACCTGCCGCTGGGCAGCCCTGCCCGCGGCCTTGAGGTTCCCCGTTTTCCGGAAGGCCGTGGAGTTCATGGCCCCGGTGAGGAAATGAACCAGCAACGACCCGACGAGACAGACCACCACCATGAAACTCACGTAGCTCAGCACGAATCGCCACCAGGGCAGCTGGAACACGTAGAAGGACGCATCCAACCCGAACACGGCGTCGGGAGTGCCGAATTCGGTGGCGCGGGTCCACGCCAGAAAGGTCTGGGACTGGCTGGCGGCAACCCCACCGCCCAGCAGGCCGGCCACGACGGAAGGCAACAGTATGAGGGTCCGGGAACGCTTGTCCAGGCTGTCACGCAGCTGAAGCAGCAACTCGGAATCCAGGTTCGCGCGCCGAACCGGGGGACGCAGCCGGTAGGCCAGCACCAGGGAACCGAACAACCCGCCGCCCATCAGCAACCCGAACCCCAGGAACAACCCCACCCGGGCGGCCAGCTGGGTGGTGAACACCGTCGAGGCGGACACGCTGCTGAACCATAGGTAGTCCGTGTAGAACCGGGAGGCCAGCACCACCAGCAGGGCCAGGACCCCGAAGATCAGGATGGAGATCAGCAGCGGGCTCCGGCGCTTCTCGGTGTCGGCTTCGGCTTCCGCGCTCATGCGTTTTCCTCCTTGAACGTTGCCAGCAGGGCATCGGCCAGGCCGGGGACGAGGTCCTCGGCCCCGAGCAGGTCTTCCGGGTTGCTGAGGACGCGGGCCAGGCCGTGCCGCGACCCGTCGCGCAGCGCACCGACCACCACCCGGACGTCGGTGCGGGCCTCGTGGTTGTTCACGAACTCGATGGCCTCGTCGGGGTCGGCGGGCACTTGGGACTCGAACCGGGGTGGCAGGAAAGCGCGTTCCATCGCGATCGCGCATCCGGTCACGGTCGCCGGCCAGGTCAGGCGCGCCAGCCGCGCGGCGATGTCACCGCCGAGCTGGAAGTCCTCCTGCTCGACGGCGGTCAGCGCATCCGCCGCGGTCTGGGTGACCTTTCCCCGCAGCTGCGGTTCCAGATCGAGCAGCGTCGCAGTTTCCACCAGCGCGAAGAGCCGCGCGGGCTGATCCCATCCGAGCTCCGAGACGTGACGTTCGATGTCGGCCAGGGCCGCGATCAGGCGGCTCGGATCCACCTCAGCCACAGCTGGGCACCTCCTGTGTGGATTGTCCTTCGTTGACCAGCTGCAGCACAGCGATCGCGTCCTTGAGGGTACCCACGGGCACCAGCCTGAGATCGGTGCGCAGATCCCCCAGGTCGGCGCAGTTGCTGGCCGGCATCAGGAACAGCTTCGCCCCGGCGGCCTCTGCGCCTTTGATCTTCTCCCGGATTCCGCCGATGCCGTACACCTTCCCCGCGGCATCCACCTGACCGGTGCCCGCCACCACCCGTCCCTCGCGCAGCACCCCGTCGGTGATGCGGTCGTAGATGGCCAGGGCGAACACCAGGCCCGCGGAGGGGCCGACGATGCTGGAGTCGATCCGGTAGGAGATCGAGGGTGCGTAGCGGTAACCGATCGAGAGCGAGATCCCGAGGTAGGGGGCACCATCGCGTTCCGTGACCGTCGTCACCGTGACGTTCTCGCTGTTGCCGCCGCGCATCACCCTGAACACGATGGGATCCCCGACGGCCCTGGTCTGGATGGCGGTTTTCACCTCTTCGTTGGTGGTCACCTCGCTGCCGTCCACGGCCTCGATGAGGTCGCCGGGCCGCAGCTGCCCGTTCGCGGGCCCGGACAAACTGACCGAGGACACCATCGGCATCTCGGTGACCGCCTGCCCCGCGGCCCTGAGGGCGGCGACGATGGCGTTGACGCGGGAGGAGTCCATCATGGCGACCGCCTCGTTCTGCACCTCGGCGTTGGATTTGCCGGCCGGGTACACGACCTCACGCGGCAGGGCGTCCGAGTCGGCGGCGATGTGCGCCAGCAGCGCCTCGGGAAGGCTGATGCCGGAATCGACCCGCGTGGTGGAGACCGTGGTCATCAGCAGCTTGCCGCCGCTGTTGCTCGTTGGGATGCCGGAGATCTCGATGAGCGGCCCCTCATCGGTGCTTCCCATCACGTCGACGGTCTGCCCGGGACGCCAGGTCACGAACGGCACCGGGATCAGGATCAGACCGGCGGCGAGCAGCACGAACAGCGCCGAGGACACGACGGCCACCATGTTCCGAGACAACTCTCGCCCCTCCTTGCCTGCCGTACGGGTGGCGACAAGCCTACCAAGTGGAGTTGACCGGGTCGTCAGCCCGGATTTCCTTGATCCCGTAGGGTTGAATGGTTTCCGAGAATCGGTTTTCCCGTGTGAAAGGCCTGATGCCCAATGTCAACTCCCGGAGGGTTCGATTTCGAACAGCTCAGACGCATGATGGAGCAGCTCGGCCTCAACGCCGAGGACCTGGATATCAACGAGTTGATGAAACAGATGCAGCGGCTGCAGGCATCCGGTGGGATCAGATTCGGCATCACCCCGGCCGCCCAGGACCCGGATGCCGCCTGGAGGACCACGATCACCGCGGCACGTCATCTCGCCTCGGAGCTGGGCCCTGACCCGTCCCTCTCGCCCGGGGAGAAACTCGCCATCGTCGATGCGGAACGGCTGGCCCAGTCCTGGCTGGACCCGGTGACACGGTTCGCCTCGTCCGGGACGCCCCCGGTCACGCTGCGCCGCGAGGACTGGATCGAATCCACCTCCGCGGGGTGGCGGCGCCTGGTCGAACCGATCATCGACGGGCTCGCCGACGCGCTGCAGCGCGGCACCGCGACCCCCGAGGATCCGCAGTTCGCCGACCTCTCCTCGATGCTCGCCCCCATGATGCGGACCTCGGCGTCGCTGATCTACCGCGACCGGCTGGGCAAGGTGCTGGCCTCGGTCGCCGGCTCCACGCTCACCGGCTCGGAGGTCGGGATCTCCCTGGCCCAGGGCTCGGCGGTGACAGTGCTGCCCGCGAACATCGCCGAGTTCACCCGCGATCTCGACCTGCCGGACGGCGATGTCATGCTCTACCTGCTGCTGCGCGAGGCCTCGAGGCAGCGGCTGTTCCACGGGGTCGGGTGGCTGTCCCCGCAGCTGGATGCGCTCCTGGCCCACTACGCCCGCGAGATCCGGATCGATTTCGAGGCCTTGTCCTCACAGTTGGACATCGGCGGCGAGGAAGTTTCGCTGGAGGACATCGTCGCCGTCGGGGAGAAGGTGCGCGGTTCGTTCTTCAAACCCGCCAGCACCGAACTGCAGCTGGAGATCCTGGGCCGCCTCGAGGTGTTGCTGGCGCTGATCGAGGGCTGGGTGGATCACGTCACGAACCGCGCCGCCTCGAGCTGGATGACCAATTCCGCGCAACTCGACGAGGTGGTGCGTCGGCGCCGCGCCTCCGCGGGACCCACCCGCGAAGTGTTCCAGGACCTACTGGGACTGGAGTTGCGTCCCCGCCTGGTGCGTGACGCGGAAAACCTGTGGGCGGCCATGGAACACCGCCACGGGGCCACCGAACGCGACGGGGTGTGGCAGCATCCCGACATGTTGCCGACCGCCCGGCACCTGGAGGATCCCCTCTCCTACGTGCACCCGGCCCACCGGGGAGACGACGATGGCGACTTCGACGCGGAGCTTCGCAAACTGCTTGGCGAGTAGCACTTGACTAAAGTGCCCTCCACGCGGTTGACTATGTACCACGGTACCCGCCCGGGTCGGTTCGCAGGGGAAGGCGAGCCCCCGGGCGGGGCCTTTTTCATTCCCCCGCCGGGTCCGCATCTCTCGCGCCGTGTTCCGCCACGATCCGCAGCACGTCCGCACCGAACCGGTCCGCCTTCACCGCGCCGATGCCACTGATCCGCAGCAGCTGGGCACGATCCACCGGTTCGGCCTCGGCGATGGCCTGCAGGGTGGTGTCGGTGAAGATCACGAAGGCCGGTTGGGACGCGGCATTGGCGGTCTCCAGCCGCCAGGCCTTCAGGGCGGCCAGGAGTTCCTCGTCGAAGGGCGCCTCGCAACCGGCGTGGCGCCCCAGTTTGCGTTCGGCGGCGTCAGTCAGCTGCTCCCGGCAGACGAAACAGGTCCGGGAACGCACGCTACTGCGCCCGGATCTGCCGGTGCGGGGGGCGGGAACCTGCTCCTCGGGCACGAGGCCCGTCAGGAAACGAGAACGCACACCCCGGCCGCGGGAAGGTTTGCCGGGCCACGAGACCCGGAGCCGCCGACGGGCCCGTGTGACCGCGACGTGCAGGAGCCTCCGTTCCTCCGACAGCGCGGGTTCCTCCTGGCTCAGGGCGAAGGGAACCATGCCCTCGCGCACCCCGACCACGGCCACCGCATCCCATTCGAGTCCCTTGGCGGCGTGCATGGTCGCCAGCGTGACGGCGCTGGTGGCGGGCGGGGTCTCGAGGTTGGCGTGATCGTTCAGCCAGGCGGTGAACTCGGGGACGGTCCAGTTCGGGGCGGCTTCCTGGGCGTCGCGGATCATCTGCGCCAGGGAGTTGATGGACTCCCAGCGTTCCCGCTGCGCACCCATTCCCGACGGGGCCTCCGGGTTCCATCGCAGCTCGGCCAGCACCTCATCCAGCAGCTCCCCCGGGTGGGTTCCGGGATCCCGCTGCGCGGCGCGGTGCAGCCGGTTCACCGCGTCGCGCACCTCGGGACGCTCCCAGAACCGGTCAGTGCCCTTGACCTGGTAGGGAATCCGGGCGGCGTCCAGGGCGGACTCGAAAACCGGTGACTGCGCGTTGATGCGGTGGAGCACCGCGCACTCACCCCACGGGGTGCCCTCGGCGTGCCGTTCCCCCAGCCAGGCGACCACGGCCCGGGCCTCGTCCTCCTCAGTGCCGTCGGCGTGGAACTCGGGGGGCGGTCCCTCGGGGCGCGTGGGATGCAGGTCCCCCGCGCTGGGATGGCGACGCACTATGCGGTTCGCGAGCTGGACGATGCCAGGGCTGGACCGGTAGTTGCGCACCAGCCTCACCTGACGGGCCCCGGGATGTTCGGAGGCGAAACCGGTCAGGCAGTCCGCCCTGGCGCCGGCGAAACCGTGGATGGCCTGCTGGGGATCACCGACCACGCAGATGTCGGGGCGGCCATCCACCCACAGCGACACCAAGCGGTGCTGGATCGCGGAGACGTCCTGGTACTCGTCCACCACGAAGTGCCGGTAGGCGTCCCGGATCTGCTCGGCGACGGCGGGGTGTTCCACCAGCAACGCGGCCGCGCACAGGAGGATGTCGTTGAAATCCACCACCCCGGCGCTGGTTTTGTGTTTCTCGTATGCCTCCATCACCTGGGCCACGCGTTCGGGTTCCACCCCCGCGACCTCACGGCCGCGGGCGAGCCGGGCGTAGCGGCCAGGGGAAACGTTGCTGGACTTGGCCCAGCCGATCTCTCCGATCAGGTCCCGCACCAGGTTCGTGTCGGCGTTGCCGAGCACCCGGTTCGCGGCCCGCCCCACCAGCGGGAAGGGGTTGTCCAACAGTTCCGGGAACTCGGAACCGTAGGCCGTGGGCCAGAAGTAGCGGCACTGGCTGAGCGCAGCGGCGTGGATGGTCCGGGCCGAGACCTTGCGCACCCCGAGCCCCGCCAGCCGCGACTTCAACTCGCCTGCCGCCCGCGTTGTGAAGGTGACCGCGAGGGTCGCGGCCGGGGCGTAACGCCCCTCCCGGACGGCGTGGGCGACCCGGTGCGTGATCGCCCGCGTCTTCCCCGTCCCCGCCCCCGCCAACACCACCAGCGGCCGGTCCAGCAGCGTCGCCACCCGCCGCTGCTCGGGGTCAAGGGCGTCGAGGATCGGGTCAGTCACGAGGACCATTCAAACAGGCCGCACCGACAAAACCTGGCCGGCGTCCCACCCCTAAGGTTTTGCCGGTGGCGCGCACTAATGTGATCGGTCGCGGGGAAGGAGAGGATCATCGCAGTGGACAGGAGATCGGCCGAGTGCTGGGAGGAGTTGATCGACGCCCTGGCGGCGTGGCTGGACGAACTGCGCCCCGGGCCGCTGGAACGGGTGCGGATCATCACTTCCTCGGCCGCCACCGCACGCCTGGCGGGACAGGCCCTGGCCGCCCGGATCGGCATCCTGGCAGGGGTGGATCTGATTCCGGCCGACCGCTGGGTGGCGCAGCTGCAGGCGGAACTGGGCGACGGGGAATCGTCCCCGTGGCGAGGCCTGGCATTGGAACTGGCGATCCGGGAGGTCCTCCAGGACCCGGAGTTCCGGGATTCGCATCCCGTGGTGGCGGAGCATCTCAGAGCAGGCCCGGGCAGGCTGCGCGGCACCTCGCAACGCCTGGCAGTCCTGCTGCGCCGCTACTCGGAGCACCACCCGGACCTCCTGGCCCGCTGGCTCGCCGACCCCGAGGAGGCCGCCGAGGAACTACCGGGGCACCTGCGCTGGCAACCGGAGCTGGCGGTGCGCGTCACCGAGATCCTCGAATGGGATCCGGTCGAGGAGCTGACGCGGCTGCGCGCCGCCCTGGCGGAGACGCCCGGACCGGCCACGGCCGTGCTGCACTGCCCCGACCTGCCCGCGGCGACGCAGCTGCTGGTGGAGGCCATCGACCGGGTCCGGGATGTCCTAGTCCTGAAGCTTGTAAACGCCGCGGTGCCGGAGAGGATCACCTGGCTGGGTTCCCACGATCCCCTGCGGCAGGCCGAGGTGTTGCGCGAGGAACTGTGCCGCATCCTGCAGGAGGATCCCGGCCTGGAGCCACGCGACGTCCTGGTGGTCGTTCCCGATCCCGCGGCCTGGTGGCCCGCCCTCGGCCTGGCCTTCGCGCCACTCGAGGGCAGTTCTCACCCGGGCCGGCGCCTGCGGCTCCAGGCACCCCCCGAGGTCCGGATCCCCAACCCCGTGCTGCGCACCTTGGCCGAAGCCACCGGGCTGCGGGATTCCCGCGCCACCGCCAGTTCCCTGCTGGACCTGCTGAGCCTCACGCCGATCTCTTACCGCTGGCGGCTGCCGGAACGCGACGAACTGGCCCGGCTGATCGACGCCGCCGGGATTCGCTGGGGCCTCGACGCCCAGCACCGCGCGGACCAGGGGCTTCCCGGGATCGCTCAGAACACCTGGGCCCGGGGCCTCGACCGGCTGCTGGCCGGGCTCACCCTGGCCCCCGGGAGCACCGCCCTGCCCATCTCCGGCGTGGATGCCGTCGGTACATCGGAGCTGGAGCTGATCGGTTCGCTCACGGAGATTTTCACCCGGCTGCGGCGCTACGCGGCCACCGCCGAACCCGCCACCCTTCCGGAATGGGTCGCCCGGGCCCGGGGATTGCTTGACGAGCTCGTCGACCTGCCCCCCGGAGACGACTCATTGCTCCAGGAGGCCACCTCCCGTTTGGCGCGGCTGGCGGAGGAGGGGTCCGCCAGCCCCGTCAGGGTGACGGCCTCCGACTTCACCCGGCTGCTGGAGCAGCTCGCCGCCGAACCCACGCCGCGCTTGGGGATCGGCAATGGCAATCTCACCGTCGTCGGCCCGGGAGAACTCAAGGGCGTGGCCTTCCCCGTGGTCGTGTTGCTCGGTTTCGAGGACGGCGGGCTCGATCCCGTTCCTGACGCGATCCCCGGCATCCTGCCGGATCCCGGACAGGAGCGCCTGGAGGACCTGCTGGATCACGCCTGGGCCGCCCGGCACCTGGTGGTGGTGCACCAGCACCGCTCCGAGACCACCGACGCCGTCCTGGAGCACCCGACCACCCTCACCTGGCTGTGGCGCCGGCTGGGTGTCACACCCGAACTGCGGGAGGTGCCCCTGGCATCGCATTCGGAGAGGAACTTCACGGGCCCCTACCCGAGTTTCGACGCCTCCTCCTTCGAAATGGCCCGCCGCCTGCGAACCGGGTCCGCCGGGGCCGCACCGGCCAGCGCGGTGCGTCGCAGGGCCGCCCTCCAGCTGCCCGTCGGCGACGACACCGGCCCCATGTCCCTGGACGAGGCGGCCCGGTTCCTGCGCGATCCCGCGGCCGCGTTCCTGCGTGAGCGGGCGGGGATCCGGGGAAGCTTCGCACCGGAGATCAGCGACGACCTGCCGCTCAGCGCGGCCGGGTTGGACGCCTGGGGGATCCGTTCCCGGCTGCTGGTAGCGGCCCGCGGCGGGCAGCCCCCCGACGAGGCGATCCGCGCCGAGGCCCGCAGGGAGCTGCTGCCCACCGGCCCCATGGGTGGTGCGGCTCTCGACGCGGACGTGGAACTGGTCCGGCGGCTCTGGCAGCAGGCCCGCCCGGACTGGGACCGCCCGGTCCGCGACGTCCCCGTCGACC
This window contains:
- a CDS encoding DUF3040 domain-containing protein, giving the protein MALSEQEQKRLDQLEASLLADDPKFADTLRGTPQFRVQRRRAALAGVVFVAGLTALVLGVQFQPVISIIGFVMMLASAITGISAWSRVEAQEEPTRSSSKSSHPSSGTDFMNKLEERWRKRQQGGDL
- a CDS encoding M16 family metallopeptidase — protein: MADTRFPPSPGFTVIRYRLGNGLELALLPDPTAPAVAVNLSFQVGSVDELPGRTGFAHLFEHLMFQGSARVAPGEHMSVIEAAGGNVNAFTSTDRTVYHECVPTGALEIVLWLEADRLRSLAVTQENLDAQRDVVTQEKRQRYDNRPYGDLLAGLVGQHFGPRHPYGHLPIGSMKDLAAASLADVTAFHSRWYRPSHAKLVICGSLDPDETIDLVERYFGDLEDLSPPPRETITESPLPGGVITLTSDVPHPLLHCSWQAPAADDPDLLALELGLSVLSDGHASRLHRRLVRERGIAHEVHGALLGHLRSPSIASLSARPADGVGTQELAEAILEELAILDTPSEQELERAKAQYERGWLLELAAVEDRAEAAADTWTTLGDPALINHRLTDLAAVTPGEVSRVLANRPAPSQLHYLPKAAS
- a CDS encoding M16 family metallopeptidase — encoded protein: MIRPAITEPRPWRFPNPARSSLGSGLGLAFIDLPGQALASVELVLPTPLEAEPRELEGVATVVLHACDEATVTLPDIVERLELQGAALLGRSTWGYTRLGVSAPARRLPKVLELFASVVREPAFDEPDLAHHVETQVAAWKTRMASPTAVTREALRTSLFGPDQREGRPIAGSPETLGAIDQDAARNWHERAWVPQGATLILAGDLTGLDTDELTAPLEAWRGVRTPAPAPQGIPGRPGIVLVDLPQAAQTVVQAFVPTPGRDAPEWAALKLGGHIMCGAFASRLNLELRERLGYTYGVSGGVSARRTGGSFVVETALNSNAAADAVARLLDALTLQVPFTEGEVLDAARYLVQASPLQYETAADITVQTAALIAAGFDPDFVNRHRAALSGATAGQVNSAWWEHIRPENITIVIGGPARLLEPGLRAAGIEAEITG
- a CDS encoding UPF0182 family protein, yielding MSAEAEADTEKRRSPLLISILIFGVLALLVVLASRFYTDYLWFSSVSASTVFTTQLAARVGLFLGFGLLMGGGLFGSLVLAYRLRPPVRRANLDSELLLQLRDSLDKRSRTLILLPSVVAGLLGGGVAASQSQTFLAWTRATEFGTPDAVFGLDASFYVFQLPWWRFVLSYVSFMVVVCLVGSLLVHFLTGAMNSTAFRKTGNLKAAGRAAQRQVSILLGVALLFYGVASFLDRYGYLTSQNNLFTGVNYTDATSRIPASLIVAAIAGICALLCFYNAWRVRWSVPGIAVGLLVISAMILTAVYPWGVRNFVVKPNEPDLERPWIANNIEATRGAFGINAVQITDYEAVDSVSAGQLRTDAAALPAIRLMDPAIIAPTFEQLQQVRGYYRFPKTLDVDRYNVDGKETDSVVAARELDLNAVEAGNTWNNMHTVYTHGYGLVAAYGNRRESNGEPTYFSGGIPTEGLIKQEQPRIYFGEESKHWVIAGAPEGADPVELDTPGGGQEHTETKYTYQGSGGVPVGNFLNKAAFAVRFGDINLLLSERVNSNSRLLFNRVPVDRVKEVAPFLTVDSDPYPTVVNGRIVWIIDAYTTTADYPNSTRVDWTQATKDTRTGGDRTSSGTQVNYVRNSVKATVDAYDGTVTLYGWDESDPILQTWSKVYPGLITPKSEIGPELMAHLRYPQDLFKVQRQMLGLYHTTNPYTFFQQSDIWEVPTDPVKGGESGTKEPPYFLTIKWPGEEQAHYSNTTVFVPRGRENLSVYMAVNADATSPNYGQLRALKLSDAKQIPGPGQTFNAISTNEAVAERLLPFNRQGNTSAIYGNLLTIPVGGGLMYVQPIYTQTSTTSGGYPALRFVVARFGEHVGIGDTLKAALDQVFQGDAGAETGEKPVETPPEWAADPAGFRGGHQGTGEGAAEGEHRPVRGCRSGPEIR
- a CDS encoding PPA1309 family protein translates to MAEVDPSRLIAALADIERHVSELGWDQPARLFALVETATLLDLEPQLRGKVTQTAADALTAVEQEDFQLGGDIAARLARLTWPATVTGCAIAMERAFLPPRFESQVPADPDEAIEFVNNHEARTDVRVVVGALRDGSRHGLARVLSNPEDLLGAEDLVPGLADALLATFKEENA